One Paramisgurnus dabryanus chromosome 8, PD_genome_1.1, whole genome shotgun sequence DNA window includes the following coding sequences:
- the trmt9b gene encoding LOW QUALITY PROTEIN: probable tRNA methyltransferase 9B (The sequence of the model RefSeq protein was modified relative to this genomic sequence to represent the inferred CDS: inserted 2 bases in 1 codon): MSGEDARRGLIESSMDEAASRLERDHVHSVYERIAPYFNDSRYKAWPKVKQFLLEQEPGSVVADVGCGNGKYLHINESIFKLGCDVCRPLVDCAWSQGHEVQLCDGLRLPYRDGCFDAVLSIAVIHHMSTKERRIRAIQEMXRTLRVGGRIMIYVWAMEQKRRKFEKQDIFVPWNPNPPLSPALRGPGQTRHRANGTQSVSDDTSSDKHRKVKSTSSVLDDGELTMPRQQKQQRLWFFSRSLDSVLDFGSLSVSRSTSGTFQTPTDETSESKSLRASGRGLIRQVSNLFSSSSRTSFEEDVFASDPHEQVHKIDNGSAGNGNETLPVELVHDCSSVPLPDLVSYQKDCSNEEHEVDNIANRQHLLQRQVSTASLKETEGMKEWNDEQLKDSCLRYYHVFREGELTQLIENHVDDLHVLQTYLDHANWCVVAEKIQVWKV, from the exons ATGAG TGGTGAAGATGCTCGGCGGGGTTTAATAGAGAGCAGCATGGACGAGGCTGCCAGCCGGCTGGAGAGAGACCATGTTCACAGTGTGTATGAGAGGATCGCACCGTACTTCAATGACAGCCGCTACAAGGCTTGGCCCAAGGTCAAACAATTTCTGCTGGAGCAGGAGCCTGGTAGCGTTGTGGCTGACGTAG GATGCGGTAATGGCAAATACCTGCACATCAATGAAAGCATCTTTAAGTTGGGCTGTGATGTGTGTCGGCCATTGGTGGACTGTGCTTGGAGTCAGGGCCACGAGGTACAACTTTGCGATGGACTGCGTTTACCTTACAGAGATGGATGTTTCGATGCAGTGCTCTCTATTGCAG TCATTCACCACATGTCCACCAAAGAACGACGTATCCGAGCAATACAGGAGAT GCGCACCCTGCGAGTAGGAGGGCGAATCATGATATACGTTTGGGCGATGGAGCAGAAGAGGCGCAAGTTTGAAAAACAGGACATCTTCGTTCCGTGGAACCCCAATCCTCCTCTATCTCCCGCCCTCAGGGGACCGGGGCAGACCCGGCATCGAGCCAACGGCACCCAAAGCGTCAGCGACGACACTTCCAGTGACAAGCACAGAAAAGTGAAAAGCACATCATCCGTGTTGGACGATGGCGAGCTCACCATGCCAAGACAGCAGAAACAACAGAGGCTTTGGTTCTTCTCCAGATCTCTGGATTCGGTGCTGGACTTCGGCAGCCTGTCCGTATCCCGATCCACTTCCGGCACTTTTCAAACCCCCACCGACGAAACCTCGGAGAGCAAAAGCCTGCGTGCCAGCGGCAGAGGTCTCATCAGGCAGGTTTCTAACCTCTTTTCATCTTCTTCCAGAACCAGTTTTGAAGAAGATGTCTTTGCCTCGGACCCTCATGAACAAGTCCATAAAATTGACAACGGCAGTGCTGGGAATGGAAATGAGACTCTTCCTGTGGAGCTTGTTCATGATTGTTCCTCTGTTCCGCTTCCCGATTTGGTATCCTACCAAAAAGACTGCAGCAATGAAGAACACGAAGTAGATAATATAGCAAACAGACAACATCTCTTGCAGAGGCAAGTAAGCACGGCGTCTCTTAAGGAAACCGAAGGGATGAAAGAATGGAACGACGAACAGCTCAAGGACTCTTGTTTGCGGTACTACCATGTATTTAGGGAAGGAGAACTGACGCAGTTGATCGAAAACCATGTTGATGATCTCCATGTTCTCCAAACCTACTTGGACCATGCCAACTGGTGTGTGGTGGCTGAGAAAATCCAAGTCTGGAAGGTTTAA